One Setaria viridis chromosome 7, Setaria_viridis_v4.0, whole genome shotgun sequence genomic region harbors:
- the LOC117865196 gene encoding mavicyanin, with protein sequence MSALAMAKALVVALVAIAAVAELAAAKNHTIQWSVSGNYGDWSASNAVSVGDTVVFTYGPPHTVDELPSEADYKACSFDGKLSSDDGGRTAFTFDKVGTRYFACAAGSHCTQGQKVAITVTDGASSATPKGNSAATGAAGLAAKLALGLGVGGALLAAF encoded by the exons ATGTCCGCGCTGGCGATGGCGAAGGCTTTGGTCGTCGCCCTCGTGGCGATAGCCGCCGTGGCCGAGCTTGCCGCCGCCAAGAACCACACGATCCAGTGGTCGGTGAGCGGGAACTACGGCGACTGGTCGGCCTCCAACGCGGTCAGCGTCGGCGACACCGTCG TGTTCACGTACGGCCCGCCGCACACCGTGGACGAGCTGCCGTCGGAGGCGGACTACAAGGCGTGCAGCTTCGACGGCAAGCTGTCgtcggacgacggcggccgcacCGCCTTCACGTTCGACAAGGTCGGCACGAGGTACTTCGCCTGCGCGGCGGGGTCCCACTGCACCCAGGGCCAGAAGGTGGCCATCACGGTCACAGACGGCGCTTCGTCGGCGACGCCCAAGGGGAActcggcggcgaccggcgcggCCGGGCTCGCAGCGAAGCTGGcgctcggcctcggcgtcggAGGAGCCTTGCTTGCCGCCTTCTGA